Within the Poecilia reticulata strain Guanapo linkage group LG13, Guppy_female_1.0+MT, whole genome shotgun sequence genome, the region TCAGCGTGGATTTGGAGGGAATTTGAGCCACTCTTATCAGACAGATGTTAGGGTGCGACAAAGATCTGTTGCGAAGGAAAAGACGKGTGATGCAAACTTATTCGCTCTTATTRAGACAATTTGTCATCCAGYTGGAACACATCCGGGTGTTTTTRTGTtcatgagtttgttttattgatttgatcTGCTTTGGTAAGCATGTACAACATCTTACTTYGTGTCTACAAATTCRtcagtttgttgcagtttagCTCATGCAAACTGAAYGTTTTTACTGATKCATACACACAATTTGAGTTGATGTGGGATTAATGGGTTAACTTTGTAGTTAAAGACAAAATTTGTCGTTTTTAGAAGAATCCTGAAATGTTCAAGCTAACATCCAGTGGCGTTCATAATTCGCTGCCACTGCCATGGCGACTGTGTATACGGTATTTTCCTGGAGGTGYTCAGAGCTGTTTTTGTCCAAAACAGTTTGAATTATGGCTAAAATGTAGAACACATTCCTACATGCCATCTGGGAgactttaatgtttctgtttttactgtatTCGGCctagtttggatgtttttctcctAAGAAAAGCGTCCTTCTTGGTCAGATATTCTTCATAGCAAAGACACATGAAGAATATCTGAGCTCTTATCTTAATGTCGGTCTTAAATTACACAAACTGGACATTTTAACAGGTGGTCTCATACTTTTGTATCCACGCTACATTATTCCTCAgaatacttttgtaaagcaGTTTAACCAGCAACGTTCTGGTCAGGATTGCAAAACTGtatctcctttttcttttaaggtaTTTGTTCATCTAATAAAGTGGATTTGTTTCCCTCTCCTTGTTTAGGCTGACTACTACTCCTGCATAGCCACCATCGTGTTTCTACGTAAGGAGAACTGTCTTTATCAGGCCTGCCCAACCCAGGACTGCAACAAAAAGGTGGTGGACCAGCAGAATGGCATGTTCCGCTGCGAGAAGTGCGATAAAGAGTTTCCCAACTTCAAGTACCGCCTCATTCTGTCCGTAAGTGACTTAAAACCTGGCGCCCACTTTGCAccaatatgctttttttttttttttttttttttttttttttttccgtttttgcTTCAgctgaggttgtttttttacgctttaaattattttgtcttatttcttaATACTTTGTCCTTCTACATCCTTAAACCGGTGCTTCTCTCCCTTTTGCCCCTCTCTCCGTCTCACAACGTTGCCTCTAACTGCTCTCCGCAATTAAAGTTAGAAATGTTGAAGCTACATCTGTGAAACACKGTAATGAGGACCAGATTTAATTTGACTTGAGGCTTTTTACAACTTTATGTTTGACCACTGCAGGCCTTTGTATACTCCATTATCCTATTGCATTTTCACTGATGAacacaaatataattttttccaGCTCGGTtagaaaataaccttttttttttttatgtgaagatGACTACAAAAGCTTGGTCAGCAGCAGGATTACAAAAGGCAGACTTCttaaatggattttattattattttttatttcgtAGCTCTCACCACTTAACATATTGTTCTTCACAAGCAGTCGGAGAAGCTGTGAATTTGCTTCCACGCTgattctgtgtgtgttttttgccaGGATAACCAGCAGGATATACACACYGTCTTCTAGCTGCAATATCGGGCAAAACATCACACTTTAAACACTTCACCGTTTTAGTTTTTTWacttttttttattcactgttggatttttctttctgccatGTCATTTGTCAGGCCAACATTGCGGACTACGCCGACAACCAGTGGGTGACTTGCTTCCAGGACGGCGCTGAGGCCATCCTGGGCCAGAACGCCGCGTACTTGGGCCAGCTCAAGGACTCGGTGAGTCTCTTCTCTYCAAAAATTCATTTGGTTCTTTCAGAGAAGTGAAACTGTCAGTTGAAAAAGTAAACCTCAAGTTTTGCTGTTTCCAAACATGCCTGGACTTACTTTTAAATATGCTGTGTCTCTGCTCTTCCATGCATGCTTTATAAGAAATCCCAGCAATTATTTCTAagtattgattgtttttctttgcgtTGGTTCGTCGAAAACGAGAATTAAAAAGAATACATTTGCTCGTATTTCAGAATGAATCGGCATTCGACGAGATCTTCCAGCAAGCGAACTTCAACACTTTTATCTTTCGCAACAGAGTGAAGCTSGAGACGTACAATGTAAGTAAAACAGTTCCAACCAGATGCACATTAAAACTAATTCCAGTGTATTTcatgtaataaaacacaaaatatgccTGATGAtgaatggatttttaaaatatgttctttgAAGAATGTAATRAGTATATTACGGTATTTAGCCCCGCAGGTCAATACTTTGTTTGTAGAACCAACTTTGAATGCCTTTACAGCATcaagtcttttgttttgtgctcCTAATAGTTTTGCAGATCTAAAGAGTTTGTGTCAATTTTTTTCATTGCGAAAAGTCTCGAGCTCAGATTAGATaaaaacccatccatccatccatccatccatccatccatccatccatccattttctttacacccttatcccttagtggggtcgggagggcttAGATAAAAACCATCtgtgaaaattaattttagCGGGATTTAGGtctttactttgactaggccatgtTTACACATGATTATACCGTGATGGTAAATCTCCAATTCAGTCTTGAGTCTCTTTCAACCTCCAATAGCACGGTTCCCAATTATGTtagtctaaaataaaaaaatatatatacaaatttAAGGCCttcaaaagtcttaaaaagagCCTAATATTCATctaaggtcttaaatttaatttagccTTAAACTAACTCTtctatcattttaaatcatctaGTCAGAAAAGATTGACTTCCATTGagggttttagttttttttgtggtgcAATATGAGAAAGttgaaaaagttttaagtcTATRAATACAAAGCTAATGAATGACAtgtaaagcataaataaataatgatgcCTCAAATTCTTTGAACATTTCTTtctaagctttaaaaaaaaaaaaaaagactgcagcCCATTCATTGTAACAGTTTCCCTAATCATTAACAAATCTGCCTGGCTTTGTTGGTTGTTGCTGTCattaccaataaaataaaaaagcaggtTTTTCTGTAGCTTTGAGGGATTCCTGCACAGCTTAGCAGTGGCCGCTGTTTCCTTTGGGCAACACAGACAGACGCTtgtggatcttttttttcttcttcttNNNNNNNNNNNNNNNNNNNNNNNNNNNNNNNNNNNNNNNNNNNNNNNNNNNNNNNNNNNNNNNNNNNNNNNNNNNNNNNNNNNNNNNNNNNNNNNNNNNNNNNNNNNNNNNNNNNNNNNNNNNNNNNNNNNNNNNNNNNNNNNNNNNNNNNNNNNNNNNNNNNNNNNNNNNNNNNNNNNNNNNNNNNNNNNNNNNNNNNNNNNNNNNNNNNNNNNNNNNNNNNNNNNNNNNNNNNNNNNNNNNNNNNNNNNNNNNNNNNNNNNNNNNNNNNNNNNNNNNNNNNNNNNNNNNNNNNNNNNNNNNNNNNNNNNNNNNNNNNNNNNNNNNNNNNNNNNNNNNNNNNNNNNNNNNNNNNNNNNNNNNNNNNNNNNNNNNNNNNNNNNNNNNNNNNNNNNNNNNNNNNNNNNNNNNNNNNNNNNNNNNNNNNNNNNNNNNNNNNNNNNNNNNNNNNNNNNNNNNNNNNNNNNNNNNNNNNNNNNNNNNNNNNNNNNNNNNNNNNNNNNNNNNNNNNNNNNNNNNNNNNNNNNNNNNNNNNNNNNNNNNNNNNNNNNNNNNNNNNNNNNNNNNNNNNNNNNNNNNNNNNNNNNNNNNNNNNNNNNNNNNNNNNNNNNNNNNNNNNNNNNNNNNNNNNNNNNNNNNNNNNNNNNNNNNNNNNNNNNNNNNNNNNNNNNNNNNNNNNNNNNNNNNNNNNNNNNNNNNNNNNNNNNNNNNNNNNNNNNNNNNNNNNNNNNNNNNNNNNNNNNNNNNNNNNNNNNNNNNNNNNNNNNNNNNNNNNNNNNNNNNNNNNNNNNNNNNNNNNNNNNNNNNNNNNNNNNNNNNNNNNNNNNNNNNNNNNNNNNNNNNNNNNNNNNNNNNNNNNNNNNNNNNNNNNNNNNNNNNNNNNNNNNNNNNNNNNNNNNNNNNNNNNNNNNNNNNNNNNNNNNNNNNNNNNNNNNNNNNNNNNNNNNNNNNNNNNNNNNNNNNNNNNNNNNNNNNNNNNNNNNNNNNNNNNNNNNNNNNNNNNNNNNNNNNNNNNNNNNNNNNNNNNNNNNNNNNNNNNNNNNNNNNNNNNNNNNNNNNNNNNNNNNNNNNNNNNNNNNNNNNNNNNNNNNNNNNNNNNNNNNNNNNNNNNNNNNNNNNNNNNNNNNNNNNNNNNNNNNNNNNNNNNNNNNNNNNNNNNNNNNNNNNNNNNNNNNNNNNNNNNNNNNNNNNNNNNNNNNNNNNNNNNNNNNNNNNNNNNNNNNNNNNNNNNNNNNNNNNNNNNNNNNNNNNNNNNNNNNNNNNNNNNNNNNNNNNNNNNNNNNNNNNNNNNNNNNNNNNNNNNNNNNNNNNNNNNNNNNNNNNNNNNNNNNNNNNNNNNNNNNNNNNNNNNNNNNNNNNNNNNNNNNNNNNNNNNNNNNNNNNNNNNNNNNNNNNNNNNNNNNNNNNNNNNNNNNNNNNNNNNNNNNNNNNNNNNNNNNNNNNNNNNNNNNNNNNNNNNNNNNNNNNNNNNNNNNNNNNNNNNNNNNNNNNNNNNNNNNNNNNNNNNNNNNNNNNNNNNNNNNNNNNNNNNNNNNNNNNNNNNNNNNNNNNNNNNNNNNNNNNNNNNNNNNNNNNNNNNNNNNNNNNNNNNNNNNNNNNNNNNNNNNNNNNNNNNNNNNNNNNNNNNNNNNNNNNNNNNNNNNNNNNNNNNNNNNNNNNNNNNNNNNNNNNNNNNNNNNNNNNNNNNNNNNNNNNNNNNNNNNNNNNNNNNNNNNNNNNNNNNNNNNNNNNNNNNNNNNNNNNNNNNNNNNNNNNNNNNNNNNNNNNNNNNNNNNNNNNNNNNNNNNNNNNNNNNNNNNNNNNNNNNNNNNNNNNNNNNNNNNNNNNNNNNNNNNNNNNNNNNNNNNNNNNNNNNNNNNNNNNNNNNNNNNNNNNNNNNNNNNNNNNNNNNNNNNNNNNNNNNNNNNNNNNNNNNNNNNNNNNNNNNNNNNNNNNNNNNNNNNNNNNNNNNNNNNNNNNNNNNNNNNNNNNNNNNNNNNNNNNNNNNNNNNNNNNNNNNNNNNNNNNNNNNNNNNNNNNNNNNNNNNNNNNNNNNNNNNNNNNNNNNNNNNNNNNNNNNNNNNNNNNNNNNNNNNNNNNNNNNNNNNNNNNNNNNNNNNNNNNNNNNNNNNNNNNNNNNNNNNNNNNNNNNNNNNNNNNNNNNNNNNNNNNNNNNNNNNNNNNNNNNNNNNNNNNNNNNNNNNNNNNNNNNNNNNNNNNNNNNNNNNNNNNNNNNNNNNNGCTGTTGCATTCGGCTCTTAACTTGAATCACCAATTAAAGGGTTTTATGACACAACAGTGTAAATGTGCACATTGTTGTTGTGGCTTTTTGTGGTCTTGATACTTATCATTGTTGTTACTCAAACTTTGGGACCGTTAATGATGTCTTGTACCTAAAGGCCACGTCTAGACGGATTGAATTGTTTCCTGgactttgtttcagttttatgtatatgtttaaaaaaagaagtgatgtTGGAACAGTTTGTTATACTGATGTGCAAACATAATGCAGTATTGTCCYTTCAAACATTCTCCACAAGTCATGTTGACAACATGAATATGTTATCTAAACCCACCCACTCAGGCCGTTGTGCTGCCGGCACACGCAGCAGCTGTACGGAGTAAAACAATGATCACAATTTAGCCAATTTAGAGCACAGATGATTAGTTTTACTTGACCTACATTTGATGGATTTATGAATTGTACCAGATTGGATACAGAAATCATAATGATTAAGATCTTCTGTGGATGCAAAGATAATTGTGATGGATGAGCTATTTGTTWTTGATCTCGTAAAgctgtggattttcttttttttgttgtttgtttatggtGAGTGGAGATGTGGACAAYGTATGTTCTGGTTGAATATCTCACATTTGCTTTGGGCTTATTRcataaaatatttttacttaaacatCGGTTTACCTTTYGGGACTTTAAGGGAAGTAGTTGCCACATCCCCCCGTTTTGGATAAGATCGGGAAATGGTTGAGTTTATCTTTaccttcaggttttttttgaAAGCGAGAATAAAAAGTTCTCCATTTTGTTGAAYACATACATCCGCATATCTCTTTTGAAACGGAAYGCACAAAGGTATATGACGGCTCTTTAAAGAGAGAGAACTGAAGTCCAAAGGGAGATGAGTTCGTTGTATTTTATCCCCTTCAGCGGCCGAGgattaatggagaaaaaattGAGAGTAACCTCAGTTTAAATGCAGGGATGAATGGCCCCGAGAGAAATGACCTCTCCATGTCTAGACAGCTGTGAAAGCTAAATACCATCGCAGTTCACACGGCTTCTCCAAATGTCTTGTTGGGGATGAAGGATGTTTGCatccgtttttttctttttgtg harbors:
- the LOC103474199 gene encoding replication protein A 70 kDa DNA-binding subunit-like yields the protein MAGRADYYSCIATIVFLRKENCLYQACPTQDCNKKVVDQQNGMFRCEKCDKEFPNFKYRLILSANIADYADNQWVTCFQDGAEAILGQNAAYLGQLKDSNESAFDEIFQQANFNTFIFRNRVKLETYNVSKTVPTRCTLKLIPVYFM